From a single Methylacidiphilum kamchatkense Kam1 genomic region:
- a CDS encoding alpha/beta hydrolase has protein sequence MNPIFSMNTLFQNYFARSSKKINIGFYGLGPASFPYVNYQLAELGKKNLALVFPPTSFLRLDCIARACKRTDSSLTIFGYSRGAISAINLCKMLLAKQKNVDFLYLIDPIAYFTNRLSIPENVIQGFVCYQRNGARTPFLFGRFGKGIADYVFCGQKTKNFMIEQAFKIEPSRVVMHEDMVEYSLFKAKITLVSLLNEE, from the coding sequence TTGAACCCAATCTTCTCGATGAACACCCTCTTTCAAAACTATTTCGCAAGAAGTAGCAAGAAAATAAATATTGGATTTTATGGTCTTGGTCCCGCCTCTTTCCCTTATGTTAATTATCAGCTGGCTGAATTAGGCAAAAAAAATTTGGCTCTTGTTTTCCCACCCACCTCTTTTTTGCGTCTTGACTGCATTGCAAGAGCCTGCAAAAGAACTGATTCCTCATTGACCATCTTTGGATACAGCAGAGGAGCCATATCAGCGATCAATCTCTGCAAAATGCTTCTAGCGAAACAAAAAAATGTGGATTTCCTATATCTTATTGATCCCATTGCCTACTTCACCAATCGTCTTAGTATCCCTGAAAATGTCATTCAGGGATTTGTGTGCTATCAAAGAAACGGAGCTAGAACCCCCTTTCTCTTTGGCCGCTTCGGAAAAGGAATAGCTGATTATGTTTTTTGTGGTCAAAAGACAAAGAATTTTATGATAGAACAAGCTTTTAAAATTGAACCATCAAGAGTAGTTATGCATGAAGATATGGTTGAGTATAGCTTGTTCAAAGCAAAAATAACCCTCGTCTCCCTGCTCAACGAAGAGTAG
- a CDS encoding Nramp family divalent metal transporter — translation MKKTEREFQLKRSQIDSWVIQRAKEILEGKEPKIINRFFPFIGPAFIAAIAYIDPGNYATNIESGSKYGYTLLWVVCFSNLMAIFIQWLSAKVGMVTGKNLPEWIRDSIQSPFFRYFYWIQAEIMAIATDLAEFIGAAIGFKILFGFPLIWGACLTAITTSIILYLQKRGFRLMELIVGAFVGIVALCYLLELFIAHPDSGSILYGLFIPHFQSTESIYLAAGILGATVMPHAIYLHSALTQDRINTTDCLSKKKLLQYSLVDVFLAMGIAGGVNMAMLIVSAAIFHQGNIAPNGLEMAYQTLIPALGSFASTIFGLSLLASGISSSAVGTLAGQVIMQGFVHFTFPIWFRRLFTMLPAVFSILLGIDSTKLMIFSQVVLSFGIGFALIPLLLVNQNKAIMGVFSASPLVSIIGWAIALFVILLNIFLLVDSISKIF, via the coding sequence ATGAAAAAAACAGAAAGAGAATTTCAGCTAAAACGTTCTCAAATTGATTCTTGGGTCATACAAAGAGCAAAAGAAATTCTTGAAGGAAAAGAACCCAAAATAATAAACAGGTTTTTTCCGTTCATTGGACCAGCCTTCATTGCAGCCATTGCTTATATCGATCCTGGAAACTATGCTACCAACATAGAAAGTGGCTCAAAATATGGATATACTCTTTTATGGGTGGTCTGTTTTTCTAACCTGATGGCAATATTTATCCAATGGCTTTCTGCTAAAGTAGGGATGGTTACTGGGAAAAACTTACCTGAATGGATAAGAGATTCCATTCAAAGCCCCTTTTTTAGATATTTTTACTGGATTCAGGCTGAAATCATGGCTATAGCCACAGATCTTGCTGAATTCATTGGCGCCGCTATCGGCTTTAAAATTCTTTTTGGCTTTCCTCTCATTTGGGGTGCTTGTCTGACAGCAATCACCACTTCCATCATTCTTTATCTACAAAAAAGAGGGTTCAGACTGATGGAACTAATTGTTGGTGCTTTTGTGGGGATAGTCGCCCTATGTTACCTGCTCGAATTGTTTATAGCTCACCCAGATAGTGGTTCTATCCTTTACGGATTATTTATTCCACATTTTCAATCTACTGAAAGCATCTATTTGGCAGCCGGGATTCTTGGAGCCACCGTCATGCCTCATGCTATCTATCTTCATTCGGCCTTAACCCAAGATAGAATTAATACAACTGATTGCCTAAGCAAAAAAAAATTACTTCAGTATTCCTTGGTGGATGTTTTTTTGGCCATGGGAATTGCTGGTGGTGTTAATATGGCCATGCTGATTGTTTCCGCAGCCATTTTCCATCAAGGCAATATTGCTCCTAATGGTTTGGAAATGGCTTATCAAACCCTCATTCCTGCCCTTGGTTCTTTTGCATCGACCATTTTTGGACTTTCTTTGCTCGCTTCGGGAATTTCTTCATCCGCCGTAGGGACGCTAGCTGGACAAGTAATTATGCAAGGCTTCGTTCATTTTACCTTTCCAATATGGTTTAGAAGACTTTTTACCATGTTGCCAGCGGTCTTTTCCATTTTACTCGGCATAGACAGCACCAAACTCATGATTTTTTCTCAAGTGGTACTAAGCTTTGGGATCGGCTTTGCGCTGATCCCTCTACTCCTTGTGAATCAAAATAAGGCCATTATGGGAGTATTTAGCGCAAGTCCTTTAGTATCCATAATAGGATGGGCCATCGCTCTTTTTGTCATTCTGCTAAATATATTTCTTTTAGTAGATTCGATATCGAAAATTTTTTAA
- a CDS encoding ATP-binding protein, translating into MKISSKIKLAAFLLFFIIGTLGFEMAWVSALSLKNIRQIQLLSEKIRLLNDIKLLGYKLIKEISDYIDGQNPYDKTDFLYFSTLINEKLVSIESLFSDNEEKTSFEAIKEQWKNLNSCSLGILEEATKLTRKELLEAKKEEIEKKEYYQFDKVIADFQNKVYLQAINSITEKEQQLVSFSQTVFPLSFLCSGVILWLVYRWQNLGISLPLQKLIEVVENGKAEPKKIIFPSFHGEIGKLSEAFAHLFEKIDKFQSKLIESERIASIGAMSAAVAHGIKNPLSSIRALAEVSLLQDNLDESAKETLKEIMKETDTLNNRINHLLSYTKPSVPNRHPTNLNDLLKALIPSVSRTLPKAITIDLQLDPSLPPILSDSSQIEQVILELLANAINASEKGGLIQIITRSDLVQKAVLLEIIDHGKGIPSAIMDAIFQPFFTTSTEGTGLGLAIAKRYSEQNGGLLTIQSEVGKGTTASIKFSSFNG; encoded by the coding sequence ATGAAGATAAGCTCGAAAATTAAACTTGCCGCTTTCCTTCTTTTCTTCATTATCGGGACGCTAGGATTTGAAATGGCTTGGGTCTCTGCTTTATCCTTAAAAAATATCCGACAAATTCAGCTTCTTTCTGAAAAAATTCGATTGCTAAACGACATCAAATTGCTTGGATACAAGTTAATAAAAGAAATATCCGATTATATCGATGGCCAGAACCCTTATGACAAAACTGATTTTCTCTATTTTTCAACGCTCATAAACGAAAAGCTTGTTTCGATTGAATCTCTTTTTTCAGACAATGAAGAAAAGACTTCCTTTGAGGCTATTAAAGAGCAGTGGAAGAACTTGAATAGCTGTAGCTTAGGAATACTCGAAGAGGCTACAAAATTAACTAGAAAAGAGCTATTGGAAGCCAAAAAAGAAGAAATAGAAAAAAAGGAATATTATCAGTTTGACAAAGTAATCGCTGATTTTCAAAACAAGGTCTATTTACAAGCAATTAATAGTATCACAGAGAAAGAACAACAGTTGGTGAGCTTTAGTCAAACTGTTTTCCCTCTCAGCTTCCTTTGCAGTGGAGTTATTCTATGGTTGGTCTATAGATGGCAAAATCTCGGCATTTCTCTTCCTTTGCAAAAACTGATCGAAGTTGTTGAAAATGGAAAAGCAGAGCCTAAAAAAATAATTTTCCCCTCATTCCATGGAGAAATAGGAAAACTGTCTGAGGCCTTCGCCCATCTTTTTGAAAAGATTGACAAATTTCAAAGCAAACTTATTGAATCAGAACGAATAGCATCGATTGGAGCAATGTCTGCAGCTGTTGCCCATGGAATTAAAAACCCTCTTTCGAGCATACGGGCTTTAGCTGAAGTCTCTTTGCTTCAAGACAATCTGGATGAATCTGCAAAAGAAACTCTTAAAGAAATCATGAAAGAAACGGACACGCTTAACAACAGGATTAATCATCTTCTTTCCTACACAAAACCATCAGTTCCAAATCGCCATCCAACCAATCTAAATGATCTTTTAAAGGCACTCATTCCTAGTGTTTCTCGAACACTTCCAAAAGCTATCACCATCGATTTGCAACTGGATCCTTCCTTACCACCCATTCTTTCTGATTCCTCGCAAATTGAACAAGTGATTCTAGAGCTGCTTGCTAATGCTATCAACGCGAGTGAAAAAGGTGGTTTAATTCAAATAATCACCCGTTCTGATCTCGTTCAGAAAGCAGTCCTTCTTGAAATTATTGATCATGGTAAAGGCATTCCTAGTGCTATCATGGACGCAATCTTCCAACCATTTTTCACCACATCTACAGAAGGAACTGGTCTCGGTCTTGCTATTGCTAAAAGATATTCAGAACAAAATGGCGGACTATTGACCATACAAAGTGAAGTAGGCAAAGGCACTACTGCAAGTATTAAGTTTTCAAGCTTTAATGGCTAA
- the glgB gene encoding 1,4-alpha-glucan branching protein GlgB: MNNTSKPLLPSAKPHSPSLFSELDIHHFKNGTLYNLYEKLGSHLTSWQGEKGAYFSVWAPNAESVSVIGSFNQWDPKANPMVFREDQSGIWEIFIPGVVKGDLYKYYIKSKANGIVTVKGDPLSFLWETPPKSASIVWHLDYTWLDKEWIDNKEKNNCLNCPWNIYEVHLGSWQRKKEEANRFLTYREIAPLLANYVKEMGFSHVEFLPVMEHPYYGSWGYQCLGYFAPTSRYGTPQDFMFLIDYLHRNGIGVILDWVPSHFATDGHGLGLFDGTHLYEHADPRQGYHPDWGSYIFNYGRYEVKEFLISSARFWIEKYHADALRIDAVASMLYLDYSRKPGEWIPNKYGGNENLEAIAFLRTLSETLYQEFPGIQLIAEESTAYPLVTRPVYAGGLGFGFKWNMGWMHDTLFYFSLDPIYRKYHQNRLTFSAWYAFQENFILSLSHDEVVYGKGSLLRKMPGDNWQKFANLRALFSYMYFFPGHKLLFMGGEFGQWDEWYHEKSLDWHLASEGFHKQLQSMVKYLNFLYKSEKALHANNFSPNGFYWIDFSDYEKSIISFIRKSPDEKDHILCVFNFTPVPRLNYLVGAPFAGFWKAIFNSDAPEYGGSGLGLTKGEMASPLVWQGQPYSLSLTLPPLACIAFKKTHEDKLEN; the protein is encoded by the coding sequence ATGAATAACACCTCAAAGCCTCTTTTGCCTTCTGCTAAACCCCATTCTCCTAGCCTTTTTAGCGAGCTAGACATCCATCATTTTAAGAATGGAACCCTTTACAACCTTTACGAAAAATTAGGATCTCATCTTACAAGTTGGCAAGGAGAAAAGGGAGCGTATTTTTCGGTGTGGGCTCCCAACGCTGAATCAGTCTCTGTGATTGGCAGCTTTAACCAATGGGATCCAAAAGCAAATCCTATGGTTTTCAGGGAGGATCAAAGTGGCATATGGGAAATCTTTATTCCAGGGGTAGTCAAAGGAGATCTCTATAAGTACTATATTAAGTCCAAAGCCAACGGAATTGTTACGGTCAAGGGTGATCCTCTTTCTTTTTTATGGGAAACCCCTCCCAAAAGTGCATCTATTGTTTGGCATTTAGACTATACATGGCTCGATAAAGAATGGATAGATAACAAAGAAAAAAACAATTGTTTAAATTGTCCATGGAATATTTACGAAGTGCATCTTGGATCCTGGCAAAGAAAAAAAGAAGAAGCCAACAGATTTCTGACTTATAGGGAGATTGCCCCTTTGCTAGCCAACTATGTCAAAGAAATGGGTTTTAGTCATGTCGAATTCCTCCCAGTAATGGAACATCCATACTACGGATCCTGGGGTTACCAATGCTTGGGTTATTTTGCTCCTACCAGTCGCTATGGGACACCTCAAGATTTTATGTTTCTCATTGATTATCTGCACCGAAACGGTATCGGAGTGATTCTAGATTGGGTGCCTTCTCATTTTGCCACTGATGGGCATGGGTTAGGATTATTCGATGGCACACACCTTTATGAGCATGCCGATCCCAGACAAGGCTATCATCCAGACTGGGGAAGCTATATTTTCAATTATGGAAGATATGAAGTTAAAGAATTTCTCATTAGCAGTGCCCGTTTTTGGATCGAAAAATATCATGCAGATGCTTTGAGAATTGATGCAGTCGCTTCAATGCTTTACCTCGATTATTCAAGAAAGCCTGGAGAGTGGATTCCCAATAAATATGGGGGCAACGAAAATCTCGAAGCCATAGCTTTTCTACGCACCCTAAGCGAAACCCTTTATCAAGAATTTCCTGGCATACAGCTTATTGCTGAGGAATCGACGGCTTATCCGTTGGTCACACGACCCGTATATGCCGGAGGCCTTGGGTTTGGATTCAAGTGGAACATGGGCTGGATGCATGATACTCTCTTTTATTTTTCTCTCGATCCCATCTATAGAAAATATCATCAAAATCGGCTAACATTCAGTGCCTGGTATGCTTTTCAAGAAAACTTTATTCTTTCTCTATCCCATGACGAAGTAGTGTATGGAAAAGGCTCTTTGCTAAGGAAAATGCCTGGAGATAACTGGCAGAAATTTGCAAATTTACGTGCCCTATTTTCTTACATGTACTTTTTTCCTGGGCATAAACTTCTCTTTATGGGTGGAGAATTTGGTCAATGGGATGAATGGTATCATGAAAAAAGCCTTGATTGGCATTTGGCCTCTGAAGGATTCCACAAACAGCTACAGTCAATGGTGAAATATCTTAATTTCCTTTACAAATCCGAAAAAGCCCTCCACGCTAATAATTTCTCTCCCAACGGCTTCTATTGGATAGACTTTTCAGATTATGAAAAAAGTATCATAAGCTTCATAAGAAAATCTCCTGACGAAAAAGATCATATTCTTTGTGTTTTTAATTTCACTCCTGTTCCAAGGCTCAATTATCTAGTAGGAGCCCCTTTTGCTGGATTTTGGAAAGCAATTTTCAACAGCGATGCCCCGGAGTATGGCGGCAGTGGTTTGGGCCTTACGAAAGGAGAAATGGCTTCACCTCTCGTTTGGCAAGGCCAACCCTATTCTCTTTCTCTTACCCTCCCTCCCCTTGCTTGCATCGCCTTTAAAAAAACGCATGAAGATAAGCTCGAAAATTAA
- a CDS encoding metal-dependent transcriptional regulator, producing the protein MKKTNRQSTIQLSTSQEDYLKEIFLLSERGEPVTTLALAQKIGVKSASVTDMIKKLVELGLVQRKPYQAIYLTEAGNRVALEILRHHRLLETFLAEKLGYRLDEVHGEAERLEHVISEQFEKAIARMLGHPRRDPHGDPIPTFDLVMPTDTTERTLYSLKKGDRAQITRIMLQDRQSLKNFKTLNLLPGTLITVLDKFEDCMQLSILGQEQKPIKIPLYISEKIMIVPSSLTSGKTQ; encoded by the coding sequence ATGAAGAAAACAAACAGACAATCAACTATACAACTTAGCACTTCTCAAGAAGATTATCTCAAAGAAATCTTTCTCCTTTCTGAAAGAGGAGAGCCTGTCACCACTTTAGCGCTAGCACAAAAAATTGGGGTCAAATCCGCCTCTGTCACCGATATGATCAAAAAACTAGTGGAACTGGGGTTAGTTCAAAGAAAACCCTATCAAGCCATCTATCTTACTGAAGCAGGCAATCGCGTAGCTTTAGAAATCCTTCGACATCACCGTCTCCTGGAAACATTCCTAGCAGAAAAATTAGGCTACCGCCTCGATGAAGTACATGGGGAAGCTGAACGGTTGGAGCATGTCATAAGCGAACAATTTGAAAAAGCAATTGCCCGGATGCTTGGTCATCCTCGAAGGGATCCTCATGGTGATCCTATTCCTACTTTTGACCTGGTGATGCCAACCGACACCACTGAAAGAACGCTTTACTCTCTTAAAAAAGGAGATAGAGCTCAAATTACAAGAATCATGTTACAAGATAGACAATCCTTAAAAAATTTCAAGACCCTTAACTTGCTGCCAGGCACCCTCATCACAGTCTTAGACAAATTCGAAGACTGCATGCAGCTTTCCATCTTAGGGCAAGAACAAAAACCAATAAAAATTCCTCTATATATAAGTGAAAAGATCATGATTGTCCCTTCTTCCTTAACAAGCGGAAAAACCCAATAA
- a CDS encoding sigma-54-dependent transcriptional regulator yields MGLTVLVVEDEKNLALSLKRFLENKGHETTVCFDGNRGLSQCLEMNPELLLVDCRLPGIGGIELLKKAKAVHPNLYSIVFTAFGSIEDAVEAIKLGSFDYIQKPIDLQRLGQLILKIEETIRLKREIDYYRKREETELVGSSLAMTRVREIIQKLVALPLDKSPPTVLITGETGTGKDVVARLLHRKSSRSDKAFIHVNCISLPENLVEDELFGHEQGAFTGAKNAKPGLMEAADGGTLFLDEIGDFPINLQGKLLTAIESKKIRRLGSVKDREIDLWIIAATNRNLTEKASLGSFRPDLLYRLNVVSIYLPPLRERKEDIAELPNYFLRKYAAHYGKNIQGLEKEVIESFQNYSWPGNVRELSHKIEQAVLWCEDNIISLRHIDAVLKNRFQDNSFFPQPFVDKKELIKWLLNEPFSLKAFEGELIKTALEMTHGNFSQAARLLGVTRDWLRYRIEKKMFDSD; encoded by the coding sequence ATGGGGCTTACAGTTCTTGTTGTTGAGGACGAAAAGAATCTGGCTCTTTCTTTAAAACGGTTTCTGGAAAACAAAGGCCATGAGACTACCGTTTGTTTCGATGGCAATAGAGGCTTAAGCCAATGTCTGGAAATGAATCCTGAACTGCTCCTTGTTGACTGCCGCCTGCCAGGAATAGGAGGCATTGAGTTATTGAAGAAAGCAAAAGCCGTTCATCCAAATCTCTATTCAATTGTTTTTACGGCTTTTGGATCAATCGAAGATGCTGTGGAAGCCATTAAGTTGGGATCTTTTGATTATATCCAGAAGCCGATTGATCTCCAAAGATTAGGACAATTAATTCTAAAAATAGAGGAAACCATTCGGTTAAAAAGAGAAATTGACTATTATCGAAAAAGAGAAGAAACTGAACTAGTGGGCTCTTCCCTAGCCATGACTCGTGTTAGGGAAATAATTCAAAAACTTGTCGCCCTTCCTTTGGACAAGTCGCCTCCCACCGTATTAATCACCGGAGAAACTGGAACTGGTAAAGATGTCGTCGCCCGTCTGCTCCACCGAAAAAGTTCCCGATCAGACAAAGCTTTTATTCATGTCAATTGCATTTCTCTTCCAGAAAATCTTGTCGAAGACGAGTTGTTTGGACATGAGCAGGGCGCTTTTACGGGAGCTAAAAATGCAAAGCCTGGCTTGATGGAAGCAGCCGATGGGGGAACGCTTTTTTTGGATGAAATCGGAGATTTTCCGATTAATCTGCAGGGAAAATTACTAACAGCCATAGAAAGTAAAAAAATTCGTCGCTTGGGCAGTGTTAAGGACAGGGAAATTGATCTTTGGATTATTGCTGCGACAAATAGAAATCTAACAGAAAAAGCCAGCTTAGGATCATTTCGCCCTGACCTTCTCTACCGACTGAACGTTGTCTCCATCTATTTGCCTCCTTTAAGAGAAAGAAAAGAGGACATAGCCGAGCTTCCCAACTATTTTCTTAGAAAATACGCTGCTCATTATGGAAAAAATATTCAAGGATTAGAAAAAGAAGTAATAGAGAGTTTTCAAAACTACAGTTGGCCTGGAAACGTTCGCGAACTTTCACATAAAATCGAGCAAGCCGTCTTATGGTGTGAAGACAATATTATTAGTTTACGGCATATTGATGCAGTTTTAAAAAATAGGTTTCAAGACAATAGCTTCTTCCCTCAACCTTTTGTTGATAAAAAAGAACTCATAAAGTGGCTACTTAATGAACCATTCTCTTTAAAAGCATTTGAAGGAGAATTAATAAAAACGGCTCTGGAAATGACGCATGGGAACTTTTCTCAAGCAGCACGCCTTTTAGGGGTTACTCGAGACTGGCTTAGGTATAGAATTGAAAAAAAAATGTTCGATTCTGATTGA
- the acnA gene encoding aconitate hydratase AcnA gives MNSFFSLTGIVRSFSVAGLEGTYSYYSLPELQRQFFPNLDKLPLSLRFILESVLRNACEGKAKKEDVEKFFAWPSPSKDEIPFYVGRILLQDFTGVPLLVDLAAMRDVVQKAGKDPRSIEPLIPVDLVVDHSIQVDTFGIKGALQYNLEKELERNKERYSFLKWAQSAFSRLRIFPPGIGICHQVNLEYLAKGVLSKKEDQRTVLYPDTLLGTDSHTTMINGLGIVGWGVGGIEAEAAMLGEPYYMSIPEVVGVRLVGTLKEGVIATDLVLALTERLRQEGVVGKIVEFFGPGVLSLSVPDRATVANMAPEYGATMGFFPIDEQVLFYFKQTGREPHWIDLIEKYYKAQNLFGVPTETSDVIYSHVFEFDLGNVEPSVAGPRRPQDRISLSELPKKFYSLLTRPALSQGYGKDPQQIEKKYRIHSYPFRPSNEQTEIGDGSIVIAAITSCTNTSNPIAMIAAGLLAKKAVLKGLKVPGFVKTSLAPGSRVVEDYLLKSGLQEFLDQLGFSIVGFGCTTCIGNSGPISEEIEQTIKMNDLVVASVLSGNRNFEARIHPSVKANFLMSPPLVIAYALAGSIFKNLLEDPLGRDQNGKEVFLKDIWPSSEEIREVINKTIQPDTCRRLYEEFLEKNDSWSRIDYQKGILYCWDPSNTYIQYPPFFEEAIYSETPKPAPIINARALCLLGDSVTTDHISPAGTIPLHSPAGRYLLEKGVAFQDFNSFGSRRGNHHVMVRGTFGNVRLKNFMVGGKEGGITRHMPDGKEMSIYEAAMLYKEEQVPLIVFAGKEYGSGSSRDWAAKGVKLLGVKAVIAESFERIHRSNLIGMGVLPLQFEPGQSIKSVGIDGSELFSIPQSRDFIRPGQRVLLEIKKTDGTVRNISLLCRIDNEAEFNYYVHGGILPYVVRRILKDSTLR, from the coding sequence ATGAATTCTTTTTTTTCTCTTACTGGAATTGTACGATCCTTTTCTGTGGCGGGATTGGAGGGGACTTATTCTTATTACAGCCTTCCAGAGCTTCAGCGTCAGTTTTTCCCCAATTTAGATAAACTTCCCCTGTCTTTGAGATTCATACTGGAATCTGTTCTTCGAAATGCTTGCGAAGGTAAAGCCAAAAAAGAAGATGTTGAAAAATTCTTTGCTTGGCCGTCTCCTTCAAAAGATGAAATTCCTTTTTATGTCGGAAGGATCCTTCTTCAAGATTTCACTGGTGTCCCTTTGTTAGTCGATTTAGCGGCGATGCGAGATGTTGTGCAAAAGGCGGGAAAGGACCCACGCTCAATCGAGCCACTTATACCGGTAGATCTCGTTGTTGATCATTCCATTCAGGTGGATACTTTTGGGATCAAAGGGGCTCTTCAATATAATTTAGAAAAGGAATTAGAAAGAAATAAAGAAAGATATTCTTTTTTAAAATGGGCACAGTCAGCTTTTTCGCGTCTTAGAATTTTCCCTCCTGGGATAGGCATCTGTCATCAAGTTAACCTTGAATATTTGGCCAAGGGTGTTTTAAGCAAAAAAGAAGATCAGAGAACGGTTCTCTATCCCGATACTTTGTTGGGAACTGATTCCCATACCACAATGATTAATGGACTTGGAATCGTTGGGTGGGGAGTGGGAGGCATTGAAGCTGAAGCAGCCATGCTTGGAGAACCTTACTACATGTCTATACCGGAAGTGGTTGGGGTCAGATTAGTGGGGACTCTCAAAGAAGGGGTCATTGCAACTGACCTTGTCCTTGCTCTTACCGAAAGATTGAGACAAGAAGGAGTTGTTGGAAAAATCGTTGAATTTTTTGGTCCTGGTGTTCTTTCTTTGTCTGTACCAGATAGAGCGACCGTTGCAAACATGGCTCCAGAATATGGAGCAACAATGGGTTTTTTCCCAATCGATGAGCAGGTCCTTTTCTATTTCAAGCAAACTGGCAGGGAGCCGCATTGGATTGATTTGATCGAAAAGTACTATAAAGCTCAAAATCTTTTTGGAGTGCCTACCGAAACTTCCGACGTCATTTATTCTCATGTTTTTGAGTTTGATCTGGGTAATGTAGAACCATCGGTGGCCGGACCTAGAAGACCACAAGATAGAATTTCTCTTTCAGAACTTCCTAAAAAGTTTTACTCATTATTGACTCGACCAGCGCTTTCGCAGGGCTACGGTAAGGACCCGCAACAGATAGAAAAAAAATATAGAATCCATTCTTATCCTTTTAGACCTAGCAATGAGCAGACTGAAATTGGAGATGGTTCTATTGTCATAGCCGCTATTACTAGTTGTACCAATACTTCTAATCCTATTGCAATGATAGCGGCGGGACTATTAGCAAAAAAAGCTGTTCTCAAGGGATTGAAGGTCCCTGGATTTGTGAAGACCTCTCTTGCTCCTGGTTCTAGAGTCGTTGAAGATTATCTATTAAAAAGCGGCCTTCAAGAATTCTTGGATCAGCTTGGATTCAGCATTGTTGGCTTTGGATGTACAACTTGTATTGGGAATAGCGGACCTATTTCTGAGGAAATTGAGCAGACAATAAAAATGAACGATCTGGTGGTTGCCAGCGTTCTTTCTGGAAACCGAAATTTCGAGGCAAGAATTCATCCTTCAGTAAAAGCCAATTTTCTCATGTCGCCTCCTTTGGTTATTGCTTATGCGCTTGCAGGATCTATCTTCAAAAATCTTTTGGAAGATCCACTAGGCAGAGATCAAAATGGCAAAGAGGTTTTTTTAAAAGATATTTGGCCAAGTTCTGAAGAAATCCGTGAAGTAATAAATAAAACTATTCAACCAGATACCTGCCGTAGGCTTTATGAAGAGTTTTTAGAAAAAAATGATTCTTGGTCTAGAATCGACTATCAAAAAGGAATACTTTATTGCTGGGATCCGTCAAATACTTACATTCAGTATCCTCCGTTTTTTGAGGAGGCTATCTATTCTGAAACGCCAAAGCCTGCTCCTATTATTAACGCTAGAGCATTATGCTTGCTTGGGGATTCTGTTACGACCGATCATATCTCTCCGGCCGGCACGATCCCTCTCCATTCTCCTGCCGGTCGTTATCTTTTAGAGAAGGGAGTAGCCTTTCAAGATTTTAACAGTTTTGGATCGCGTCGTGGAAATCACCATGTAATGGTAAGGGGGACCTTTGGGAATGTAAGACTGAAAAATTTTATGGTTGGAGGTAAAGAAGGGGGAATCACCCGACATATGCCTGATGGAAAAGAGATGTCAATCTATGAAGCAGCTATGCTTTATAAAGAAGAGCAGGTGCCACTGATTGTATTTGCAGGAAAAGAATATGGCTCGGGAAGCTCTCGAGATTGGGCTGCTAAAGGGGTCAAACTTTTGGGAGTCAAAGCAGTTATTGCAGAAAGTTTCGAAAGAATACACAGAAGTAATTTGATTGGGATGGGTGTTTTGCCCCTTCAGTTTGAACCCGGTCAAAGTATAAAATCGGTAGGTATAGACGGTTCAGAACTGTTTTCTATTCCTCAATCGAGAGATTTCATTCGGCCGGGACAGCGTGTACTTTTAGAAATAAAAAAAACTGACGGAACAGTAAGAAATATCTCCTTACTCTGCCGGATTGATAATGAAGCTGAATTTAATTATTACGTTCATGGAGGGATTTTACCTTACGTTGTAAGACGTATTTTGAAGGATTCTACTCTTCGTTGA